In Pedobacter heparinus DSM 2366, the following are encoded in one genomic region:
- a CDS encoding translation initiation factor, which yields MKSKKKLLNDFGGIMYSTDPSFTYEEENAGPLAELPNNQQDLRVMLDRKNRGGKAVTLVTGFMGSDDMLDKLCKMLKTKCGVGGAAKDGEILIQGDFRDKVIQLLQKEGYKVKKSGG from the coding sequence ATGAAGTCTAAAAAGAAGCTATTAAATGATTTTGGTGGGATCATGTATTCTACAGATCCATCTTTTACCTATGAAGAAGAAAATGCGGGCCCTTTAGCAGAATTGCCAAATAACCAGCAGGATTTAAGGGTAATGCTTGACCGGAAAAACAGGGGCGGTAAAGCGGTAACGCTGGTTACTGGTTTTATGGGCAGCGATGATATGCTGGATAAATTGTGCAAAATGTTGAAAACCAAATGTGGTGTAGGTGGTGCCGCAAAGGATGGCGAAATTTTAATACAGGGCGACTTTAGAGATAAAGTGATACAGTTGCTTCAAAAAGAGGGCTATAAAGTCAAAAAATCGGGCGGATAA
- a CDS encoding glycosyl hydrolase, whose product MKTLYMLCVLLMLSGAAQHSFAQKKNGLPHDTKFSGYPTRNPDFDVRPGFGNPPKGYGNVPFFWWNGDTLSRARLTEQLDILKQSSTDGFAISYLHTDPRGADAELNKKLGYGLYGRTEHGNPAVYSDEWWKTWNWFSGEAAKRGLAAGLDDYTIGWVGNGYSTDEVRDLERFKSYKGALVIKIDTIAAGTSLKKAVPPDLISLTAWPVTGRAAFIDLKGKVKNGSIEFKAPNNGNWKIYTIVASNNYMLHPDHGKELVKHYFQRFEDKMDAQGRKGMNYFFQDELFIPFDMNTWSEDFAEQFSRIKGYDVLPYLPALKENIGAITPKIRMDYADVLIELAEERYFKPIYNWHASRGLIYGSDNLDRGLEPLNYVDYFRIESWYTAPGNDAPARGSSFLQTKVSSSVAHLYKRPRTWLEAFHSMGWGSSGEWLAEQLDHHFIAGGNLICMHGLYYTTHGGWWEWAPPDFHYRMPYWPHMKKWLEYGERLSYLMSQGIHVSDIALMYPTEPMQAFPGSRPDISFATARTLSNAGLDYDFMDYRSLLKTEISDKSLKVSDMSFKVLILPDMKAMHHEALQQALNFYRKGGIVVATGALPMASTRKGSNDPEVDAIVKEIFGLTARELEAGKKAEIHQNAAGGKGLLADTLNIATVLAQHITPDFIPGEGGGKVLHRRVGNKEVYMTMNVKPGNEVFYRALGRAELWDAKTGETKVLPVVKQTAAGTYIRSDAGYTNSSLIVFSPGEPLIESKKTSDAVALEKIPVTGNWKIEFLPTMNNKWGDFRLPAFDGMIGTEARTFKFSTKANAAKDWTAAAFNDNSWKEGIYDYSYQMQWLLDSASNNFDALIGQALDGKLDSWKPYRFSWRFGVWDHPGPQGYHGLKAKVNDGFLILDGAGDHLFKTYVYAPQEQLYHVELGERVPDRFYVDGKALTGTEIKLNKGWHAVLAAYAKVPKKGYKTGPNSRDERPRSAIVFLPAANPLPEKVDPYSKILAMRWYQVPHLMFDPDKGENKAYCYRFKSAPGLEKMEMGIYGKNLAVWIDGQPLDKKYIQLLKAESGLNTYQVNLPEKKAQIAEVAMQIETETGIQDVAAFPFPVKLFCRSGLLEAGDWSLTGQMKHYSGGLYYRKTLSFSAEQLKNKVSLDLGEVVATCAVKINGQDAVTMMSKPYKTEITKFLKAGTNEVEVLVYSTLSNHYQTIPSAYRGNPRAGLIGPVAIEIQK is encoded by the coding sequence ATGAAAACACTTTATATGCTTTGCGTATTGCTGATGTTGTCAGGCGCTGCCCAACATTCTTTTGCACAGAAAAAGAATGGCCTGCCACACGACACAAAGTTTAGTGGCTACCCAACAAGAAATCCGGACTTTGATGTGCGGCCAGGCTTCGGTAACCCACCTAAAGGCTATGGAAATGTCCCTTTCTTCTGGTGGAACGGTGATACGCTTTCGCGCGCACGCTTAACTGAACAGTTGGATATCCTTAAACAATCTTCTACAGATGGTTTTGCAATAAGCTACCTGCATACCGATCCCAGGGGCGCAGATGCAGAACTGAATAAAAAGCTGGGCTATGGCCTTTATGGACGTACCGAACATGGTAATCCCGCAGTATATTCTGATGAATGGTGGAAAACCTGGAACTGGTTTTCCGGCGAAGCCGCAAAACGGGGCCTGGCTGCAGGCCTTGACGATTATACCATAGGCTGGGTAGGTAACGGCTATTCTACCGATGAGGTACGCGACCTGGAACGTTTCAAATCCTATAAGGGTGCGCTGGTTATAAAAATCGATACCATAGCAGCAGGTACTTCCTTAAAAAAGGCAGTCCCACCAGATCTGATTAGCCTTACTGCCTGGCCGGTTACAGGCAGGGCCGCCTTTATAGACCTTAAAGGAAAGGTTAAAAACGGAAGTATTGAATTTAAAGCACCAAACAATGGCAACTGGAAAATATATACCATTGTGGCCAGCAATAACTACATGCTGCATCCCGATCATGGTAAGGAACTGGTAAAACATTATTTTCAGCGCTTTGAAGATAAAATGGATGCCCAGGGCCGCAAAGGAATGAACTATTTTTTCCAGGATGAGCTGTTCATCCCTTTTGACATGAACACCTGGTCGGAAGATTTTGCAGAGCAGTTTAGCCGTATAAAAGGCTACGACGTACTGCCCTATCTGCCAGCCTTAAAAGAAAATATCGGTGCAATCACCCCAAAAATCCGTATGGATTATGCCGATGTGCTGATAGAACTGGCCGAGGAAAGATATTTTAAGCCCATTTACAACTGGCATGCCAGCCGCGGGCTCATTTATGGCTCAGATAACCTGGACCGGGGGCTGGAACCCCTCAATTATGTAGATTATTTTCGTATAGAAAGCTGGTATACTGCCCCAGGAAATGATGCCCCGGCCAGAGGCTCTTCTTTTTTACAGACCAAAGTATCCAGCTCTGTTGCACATTTATACAAGCGTCCACGCACCTGGCTGGAAGCCTTTCACAGCATGGGCTGGGGCAGCAGTGGCGAATGGCTGGCCGAACAGCTGGACCACCATTTTATAGCAGGGGGTAATCTCATTTGTATGCATGGCCTCTATTACACCACGCATGGCGGATGGTGGGAGTGGGCACCACCTGATTTCCACTACCGCATGCCTTACTGGCCACATATGAAAAAATGGCTGGAATATGGGGAGCGCCTGAGTTATTTGATGAGCCAGGGCATCCATGTTAGCGATATTGCCCTGATGTACCCTACCGAACCCATGCAGGCTTTTCCGGGCAGCAGGCCCGATATAAGTTTTGCCACTGCAAGAACATTAAGCAATGCCGGCCTGGATTATGATTTTATGGATTACAGATCCCTTCTTAAAACAGAGATCAGTGACAAATCCCTGAAAGTATCAGATATGTCTTTTAAGGTGCTGATCCTACCTGATATGAAAGCGATGCACCACGAGGCTTTGCAACAGGCGCTAAATTTTTATCGTAAGGGAGGAATAGTAGTAGCCACCGGTGCATTGCCTATGGCCAGTACACGTAAAGGCAGCAACGATCCGGAGGTTGATGCCATTGTAAAAGAAATTTTCGGCTTAACGGCAAGAGAACTGGAAGCCGGTAAAAAGGCCGAGATTCATCAGAATGCTGCCGGAGGGAAGGGTTTGCTTGCCGATACGCTGAATATTGCAACTGTATTGGCGCAACACATTACACCTGATTTTATTCCTGGTGAAGGAGGGGGCAAAGTGCTGCACCGCAGGGTCGGAAATAAAGAGGTATACATGACAATGAATGTAAAACCGGGCAACGAAGTTTTTTACCGGGCCCTGGGCCGTGCCGAATTATGGGATGCCAAAACCGGCGAGACCAAAGTTTTGCCTGTTGTTAAACAGACTGCAGCAGGAACTTATATCCGGTCAGATGCCGGTTATACCAATTCATCACTCATTGTTTTCTCGCCAGGAGAACCGCTGATAGAAAGCAAAAAAACATCTGATGCAGTTGCTCTTGAAAAAATTCCGGTGACAGGAAACTGGAAGATAGAATTTCTGCCTACCATGAACAACAAATGGGGGGATTTCCGCCTGCCCGCCTTTGATGGTATGATCGGTACGGAAGCCCGTACATTTAAATTCAGCACTAAGGCCAATGCGGCTAAAGACTGGACAGCTGCTGCATTTAATGACAACAGCTGGAAAGAAGGCATTTACGATTACAGCTACCAGATGCAATGGTTGCTGGACTCTGCTTCCAACAATTTTGATGCCTTAATAGGCCAGGCACTTGACGGAAAGCTGGACAGCTGGAAACCTTACCGTTTTAGCTGGCGTTTTGGTGTTTGGGACCATCCCGGCCCGCAGGGTTACCATGGGTTAAAAGCTAAGGTAAACGATGGTTTCCTTATTTTGGATGGGGCTGGCGACCACCTTTTTAAAACTTATGTTTATGCCCCGCAGGAACAATTGTACCATGTAGAGCTGGGAGAAAGGGTGCCAGATCGCTTTTATGTGGATGGCAAGGCTTTAACAGGCACTGAGATCAAACTGAATAAAGGCTGGCATGCTGTACTTGCCGCTTATGCCAAGGTGCCTAAAAAAGGGTATAAAACCGGGCCAAACTCACGTGATGAACGTCCGAGAAGTGCCATTGTCTTTTTGCCGGCAGCAAACCCACTTCCGGAAAAGGTAGACCCTTATTCTAAAATACTGGCTATGCGCTGGTATCAGGTGCCGCATTTAATGTTTGATCCGGATAAGGGCGAAAACAAAGCCTATTGTTACCGGTTCAAATCTGCGCCGGGTTTAGAAAAAATGGAAATGGGTATTTATGGTAAAAACCTTGCTGTTTGGATAGACGGACAGCCGCTGGATAAAAAGTACATCCAGCTGTTGAAAGCCGAATCTGGTTTAAATACTTATCAGGTAAACCTGCCGGAGAAGAAAGCGCAGATCGCAGAAGTGGCCATGCAGATCGAAACCGAAACGGGCATCCAGGATGTTGCCGCATTCCCTTTTCCTGTAAAATTATTCTGCCGGTCTGGATTGCTGGAAGCGGGTGACTGGTCGCTAACGGGGCAGATGAAGCATTATTCGGGTGGATTGTATTACAGAAAGACCTTAAGTTTCAGTGCAGAGCAATTGAAAAATAAAGTTTCACTCGATTTGGGTGAAGTTGTGGCTACCTGTGCTGTTAAAATAAATGGACAGGATGCGGTAACGATGATGTCCAAACCTTATAAAACTGAGATCACTAAATTCCTGAAAGCAGGGACTAATGAAGTAGAAGTATTGGTGTATAGTACGCTGTCTAATCACTATCAAACTATTCCATCTGCTTATCGTGGGAATCCAAGGGCCGGACTGATCGGGCCGGTTGCGATCGAGATACAGAAATAA
- the pckA gene encoding phosphoenolpyruvate carboxykinase (ATP), with the protein MSKAFMLKPDLGYLNLNSDRALYQLNVAELVEEALKNGEGTLADSGALAIDTGRFTGRSPKDRFIVCDEVTEKTVWWGDINIKFDPYNFDILFEKITKHLNRNDFYVRDAYACADERYKTTIRVVTETAYQNLFANNLFLRPQVNGISDPEWTIIAAPSFLADPLVDGTRQSNFSILNFTKKMILIGGSGYTGEIKKGIFSVLNFILPEQRHILPMHCSANVGREGDTAIFFGLSGTGKTTLSADPERGLIGDDEHGWSEDSVFNFEGGCYAKCVDLTAEKEPQIFKAIKFGALLENTNYFKGTHTVDFTNINKTENTRVAYPIHYIDNAVIPSIAGMPKNIFFLTADAFGVLPPIAKLNAGQAMFHFISGYTAKVAGTEAGITEPQLTFSACFGKAFLPLHPTRYASLLGEKMQKHKVNVWLVNTGWSGGAYGVGRRMKLAYTRAMISAALQGDFENIAFEADPVFGLQLPLSCPGVPAEILNPRNTWSDAREYDQKANELAQAFVSNFKQFEAGASEEMLASLPKVVENTH; encoded by the coding sequence ATGAGCAAAGCATTTATGCTTAAGCCAGATTTGGGCTATCTGAATTTGAATTCAGACAGGGCACTTTATCAGCTTAATGTAGCAGAACTGGTTGAAGAGGCCTTGAAAAACGGGGAAGGTACGCTTGCGGATAGCGGCGCGCTGGCAATTGATACAGGCAGGTTTACCGGCCGTTCGCCAAAAGACAGATTTATTGTTTGTGATGAGGTAACGGAAAAAACCGTTTGGTGGGGCGACATCAATATTAAATTTGATCCCTATAATTTCGACATACTTTTTGAGAAGATCACTAAACACCTGAACAGGAACGATTTTTATGTAAGAGATGCATATGCCTGTGCCGATGAACGGTATAAAACCACCATAAGGGTGGTTACAGAAACGGCTTACCAGAATCTTTTTGCCAATAACCTGTTCCTGCGACCGCAGGTGAATGGGATCAGTGATCCGGAATGGACCATTATCGCAGCACCTTCATTTTTAGCCGATCCTTTGGTGGATGGCACACGGCAGTCGAACTTCTCTATTCTTAATTTTACAAAAAAGATGATCCTTATTGGCGGTTCGGGATATACCGGAGAGATCAAGAAGGGGATATTCTCTGTATTGAATTTTATTTTACCTGAACAAAGGCATATACTGCCTATGCATTGCTCGGCCAATGTGGGCAGGGAAGGGGATACCGCTATATTTTTCGGACTTTCGGGTACAGGCAAAACAACGCTTTCTGCAGATCCGGAAAGGGGATTGATTGGTGACGATGAACATGGCTGGAGTGAGGACAGTGTGTTTAATTTTGAGGGTGGATGTTATGCGAAATGTGTGGACCTTACTGCTGAAAAGGAGCCCCAGATCTTTAAAGCCATTAAGTTCGGGGCATTGCTGGAAAACACCAATTATTTTAAGGGGACGCATACGGTTGACTTTACAAATATCAACAAGACAGAAAATACCCGTGTGGCTTATCCGATCCATTATATTGACAATGCCGTTATTCCATCTATAGCGGGTATGCCTAAAAACATTTTCTTTTTAACCGCGGATGCTTTTGGGGTATTGCCCCCGATAGCCAAACTAAATGCCGGACAGGCCATGTTCCACTTTATATCGGGTTATACGGCAAAGGTTGCAGGTACAGAGGCCGGGATTACGGAGCCACAGCTTACCTTTTCGGCTTGCTTTGGTAAGGCCTTTTTGCCTTTGCACCCAACGCGTTACGCCAGTTTACTGGGCGAAAAGATGCAAAAACACAAAGTGAATGTCTGGCTGGTAAATACCGGCTGGAGTGGCGGCGCTTATGGCGTTGGCAGACGGATGAAGCTTGCTTATACCAGGGCCATGATCTCTGCTGCACTGCAGGGCGACTTTGAAAATATAGCTTTTGAAGCTGATCCGGTATTTGGTTTGCAGCTGCCGCTAAGCTGTCCGGGGGTTCCTGCCGAAATTTTAAATCCAAGAAATACCTGGTCCGATGCCCGGGAATATGACCAGAAAGCGAATGAGCTTGCCCAGGCTTTTGTAAGCAACTTTAAACAGTTTGAGGCCGGTGCAAGCGAAGAAATGCTGGCTTCCTTACCTAAAGTTGTTGAAAACACACATTAA
- a CDS encoding MotA/TolQ/ExbB proton channel family protein, translating to MANAPKPTTVKKESSSSASNLFATLTIPICIIIGICVYKFIFGDRGNFIDGADPDLHETLPKVGNYMGMAYKGGVIVPILLGMFLMVIVFSIERMIVISKATGKSGLDSFVKKIQALLNSNNIEAAIAECDKQEGSVANVIKSGLRKYREMEVEPNMDTDQKCLAIQKDIEEATTLEMPMLEQNLTVIATLVSVGTLTGLLGTVTGMIKAFGGLANSGAPDQAALATGISEALINTATGIGTSTFAIIMYNILTSKIDKLTYAIDEAGFSIIQTYASTHK from the coding sequence ATGGCAAACGCACCAAAACCTACAACAGTAAAAAAAGAGAGCAGCTCGTCAGCTTCAAATTTATTCGCAACATTAACCATTCCAATTTGCATCATCATCGGGATCTGTGTTTACAAATTTATCTTCGGCGATAGAGGTAACTTTATTGATGGCGCTGACCCTGATCTGCATGAGACACTGCCAAAAGTAGGTAACTACATGGGTATGGCATACAAAGGCGGAGTAATTGTGCCTATTCTATTGGGTATGTTCCTGATGGTAATTGTATTCTCTATCGAACGTATGATCGTAATCAGCAAAGCAACCGGCAAAAGCGGGCTGGATTCTTTCGTTAAAAAAATCCAGGCACTTTTGAACTCAAACAACATCGAAGCTGCTATAGCTGAGTGTGACAAACAGGAAGGTTCTGTTGCAAACGTGATCAAATCAGGTTTGAGAAAATACCGTGAGATGGAAGTGGAGCCTAATATGGATACTGATCAGAAATGTTTAGCTATTCAGAAAGACATTGAAGAAGCTACTACTTTAGAGATGCCAATGTTAGAGCAAAACTTAACTGTAATTGCTACTTTGGTTTCTGTAGGTACATTAACAGGTCTGTTGGGTACAGTAACAGGTATGATCAAGGCCTTTGGTGGTTTGGCCAACTCTGGAGCTCCTGATCAGGCTGCATTGGCAACTGGTATTTCTGAGGCTTTGATTAACACGGCTACAGGTATCGGTACTTCAACTTTCGCAATTATCATGTACAACATCCTTACTTCTAAAATTGATAAGTTAACTTATGCAATTGATGAGGCAGGTTTCAGCATCATCCAGACTTACGCCAGCACGCATAAATAA
- a CDS encoding ExbD/TolR family protein: MPRAKVQRKSTSIDMTAMCDVSFLLLTFFILTATARQPDPLDVTIPSSTYKIKVPDTDMGILSIGKGKVFYEILGQDIRKATLPKMGEKYNIQFTPEEIKRFSVVGSFGVPIQNLKEFLNMNGEQRKKYQETSGGIPTDSTNNQLAEWLMQSRHSVAELHSTQMRVSIKGDANEEYPTVKKVVDILQKQKLNKFSLITSAEGSAE, encoded by the coding sequence ATGCCAAGAGCAAAGGTTCAAAGAAAGAGTACTTCGATAGATATGACCGCCATGTGCGACGTGTCTTTCCTGTTACTTACTTTCTTTATATTAACAGCAACTGCACGCCAGCCTGACCCTTTGGATGTTACCATTCCTTCATCAACCTATAAGATTAAGGTTCCTGATACGGATATGGGGATATTATCTATCGGAAAAGGTAAAGTGTTTTATGAGATTCTGGGACAGGATATCAGGAAGGCTACCTTACCTAAAATGGGTGAGAAGTATAACATCCAGTTTACACCTGAAGAGATCAAGCGCTTTTCAGTAGTGGGGTCTTTCGGGGTTCCGATTCAGAATTTAAAAGAGTTTCTTAATATGAACGGGGAACAGCGGAAAAAATATCAGGAAACGTCAGGTGGGATCCCTACTGATTCTACCAACAATCAATTGGCCGAATGGTTGATGCAGTCCCGTCATTCAGTAGCTGAACTTCATTCTACACAAATGCGTGTAAGTATTAAAGGTGATGCGAATGAGGAGTATCCTACCGTTAAAAAAGTGGTTGATATTCTTCAGAAACAAAAACTTAACAAATTTAGTTTAATCACATCTGCCGAAGGCAGCGCAGAATAA
- the metK gene encoding methionine adenosyltransferase — MSYLFTSESVSEGHPDKIADQISDALIDNFLAFDADSKVACETLVTTGQVILAGEVKSTTYLDVQQIARDVIKKIGYTKSEYMFEANSCGILSAIHEQSQDINQGVDRSSKEEQGAGDQGMMFGYATNETENYMPLALDLSHTLLQELAILRRENKEITYLRPDAKSQVTLEYSDDNKPVRIDAIVISTQHDDFDEEAKMLAKIKKDLVDILIPRIIAKYPQYAHLFNDKIEYHINPTGKFVIGGPHGDTGLTGRKIIVDTYGGKGAHGGGAFSGKDPSKVDRSAAYATRHIAKNLVAAGVADEILVQVSYAIGVAQPMGIYINTYGTAKVGKTDSEIAKIVEGLFDMRPYFIEQRLKLRNPIYSETAAYGHMGRKPETVTKTFRSPNGEEKTVTVDLFTWEKLDFVDKVKAAFAL, encoded by the coding sequence ATGTCGTATTTATTTACATCAGAATCTGTTTCCGAAGGTCATCCGGATAAGATAGCAGATCAGATCTCAGACGCCCTTATCGATAACTTCCTGGCTTTTGATGCCGATTCCAAAGTGGCCTGCGAAACCCTGGTTACTACCGGTCAGGTAATTTTAGCAGGTGAGGTAAAATCTACCACTTACCTGGATGTGCAGCAAATTGCCCGCGATGTGATCAAAAAAATCGGTTACACCAAAAGCGAGTACATGTTTGAGGCCAACTCATGTGGTATCTTATCTGCTATCCATGAGCAGAGCCAGGACATCAATCAGGGTGTAGACCGTTCCAGCAAAGAAGAGCAGGGCGCGGGCGACCAGGGCATGATGTTTGGTTACGCTACCAACGAAACCGAAAACTATATGCCCCTGGCATTAGACCTTTCTCATACTCTTTTACAGGAGCTGGCCATTTTAAGGCGTGAGAACAAAGAAATCACTTATTTACGCCCGGATGCCAAATCGCAGGTAACCCTGGAATATTCTGACGACAATAAACCTGTACGCATTGATGCTATCGTAATTTCTACCCAGCACGATGATTTTGATGAAGAGGCCAAAATGCTGGCCAAGATCAAAAAAGACCTGGTAGACATTTTAATTCCGCGCATCATTGCCAAATACCCGCAATACGCACATTTATTTAACGATAAAATTGAATACCACATCAACCCTACCGGTAAATTTGTAATCGGGGGCCCGCATGGCGATACCGGATTAACCGGACGTAAGATCATTGTAGATACTTATGGCGGTAAAGGTGCCCATGGTGGTGGCGCTTTCTCGGGTAAAGACCCAAGCAAGGTAGACAGGTCTGCAGCTTATGCTACCCGTCACATTGCCAAAAACCTGGTTGCAGCCGGTGTTGCTGATGAGATACTGGTACAGGTAAGCTATGCCATTGGTGTGGCCCAGCCTATGGGAATTTACATCAATACTTACGGAACAGCTAAGGTTGGTAAAACTGATAGCGAGATCGCTAAGATTGTAGAGGGCTTGTTTGATATGCGCCCTTACTTTATTGAACAGCGCCTGAAACTAAGAAACCCTATATACAGCGAAACCGCAGCTTATGGCCACATGGGCCGCAAGCCGGAAACCGTAACCAAAACTTTCAGGTCGCCTAACGGTGAGGAAAAAACAGTTACGGTAGACCTGTTTACCTGGGAAAAACTTGATTTTGTAGATAAAGTAAAAGCTGCTTTTGCGCTGTAA
- a CDS encoding diacylglycerol/lipid kinase family protein, translating to MLKSNILFIINPISGGKDKLRLPGLIDAHLDRTKFNANFAFTEYVGHASEIAEEAANKNFDVIVAVGGDGTINEIGTKVMQQNKVLGILPFGSGNGLARFLKIPMNTVKALKVINNYQVKLIDTATFNDKCFFNMAGMGFDAHISSVFAGNKGRGLSGYLKLGLREVLSYKPQTYRIVIDGSEYVRTAFVISVANSSQYGNNAHIAPTASVTDGLLDVCIVKEFPMYKLPVLAYEMLNSKTDSSKLVEIIKGKNIHISRIKEDAIHIDGEPFFMGQEIAVSVKPLSLNIITPDYEV from the coding sequence TTGTTAAAATCAAATATTTTATTCATCATAAATCCAATATCCGGCGGTAAGGATAAATTGCGGCTCCCCGGATTGATAGATGCGCATTTAGACCGTACAAAGTTTAACGCAAATTTTGCGTTCACTGAATATGTGGGGCATGCATCGGAAATAGCCGAGGAAGCTGCAAACAAAAACTTTGATGTGATTGTGGCTGTTGGTGGTGATGGTACGATTAACGAGATCGGGACGAAAGTGATGCAGCAAAATAAAGTGCTGGGGATTTTACCATTCGGTTCAGGAAACGGGCTGGCCCGCTTCTTAAAAATACCTATGAATACGGTTAAGGCATTGAAAGTGATCAATAATTACCAGGTGAAGCTGATTGATACAGCTACCTTTAACGATAAATGTTTTTTTAATATGGCAGGGATGGGTTTTGATGCCCATATCAGTTCTGTTTTTGCCGGTAATAAGGGGCGGGGACTAAGCGGGTATTTAAAGCTGGGCCTGCGTGAGGTACTGAGCTATAAGCCGCAAACCTACCGGATTGTAATTGATGGCAGTGAATATGTACGTACAGCATTTGTGATCAGTGTGGCCAACTCCTCCCAATATGGCAACAATGCACATATTGCCCCTACTGCATCCGTAACTGACGGCTTGCTGGATGTATGTATTGTGAAGGAATTTCCGATGTATAAATTGCCAGTGCTGGCCTATGAAATGCTGAATTCAAAAACAGACAGTTCAAAACTGGTCGAGATCATTAAAGGAAAAAACATACACATCAGCCGGATAAAGGAGGATGCCATCCATATTGACGGGGAACCTTTTTTTATGGGGCAGGAAATTGCTGTATCGGTGAAACCTTTATCCTTAAATATCATTACACCCGATTATGAAGTCTAA
- a CDS encoding ExbD/TolR family protein — MAELDTSGGGGKKGKKVRSKKANTKVDLTAMVDLAFLLITFFMLTTSLSKPIAMDIAKPDKDDNSQERNELRASETMTILLGKNNKVAWYMGEAGKSVPNIESFADIRKSILDNKKKVADATGGRQIIMVIKPTSGATYKNFVDIMDELAITKIKTAPAIDDENITDAEKDFMKKAGIL, encoded by the coding sequence ATGGCAGAATTAGATACCTCCGGCGGGGGGGGCAAAAAAGGCAAAAAGGTAAGAAGTAAGAAAGCCAATACCAAAGTGGATTTAACCGCGATGGTGGATTTGGCCTTCTTGTTGATTACATTCTTTATGCTAACTACCTCCCTGTCGAAACCAATTGCAATGGATATTGCAAAACCTGATAAAGATGACAATTCTCAGGAACGTAACGAGTTACGTGCATCGGAAACCATGACTATTTTGTTGGGTAAAAACAATAAAGTAGCCTGGTATATGGGTGAAGCAGGTAAATCGGTGCCTAATATTGAGAGTTTCGCTGATATCAGAAAATCAATATTAGATAATAAGAAAAAAGTAGCAGATGCTACCGGCGGAAGACAGATCATTATGGTGATCAAGCCTACTTCGGGAGCTACTTATAAGAACTTTGTTGATATTATGGACGAGTTGGCGATCACTAAGATCAAGACAGCGCCTGCAATTGACGACGAGAACATTACTGATGCTGAAAAAGATTTCATGAAGAAAGCTGGAATTTTATAA